AGTATCCTTTTCTGactcttctttccttttctccaGTCTGCAAATCAAAGATTTGAATTCCTCATTTGGCTCCTCACAGTCAATTGTCTTTCTACCTCTaaacttgtttattttaaacatttaTTTACCTTTATAACCTCTCATATTCTGTTTCTATCAAAAGACTTGTTAAGACCCTTCTTTGAATTGGATATTATTAATGATGTCATTACAACAATAAGAAATTTAGAAAGTGAGTTTCTAGATCCATCTTAAACAAGAACATGGAAAGTATTTCTCTATTTCAAAAAGAGACGGTAGTAAATAAACTAATGaggacaattattttaatatattttaatcgcATCAGCACAtgctataatatatattattatttcatttgaaaaaataatatttaatgtaGAGAATtagtaataaaggaaaaagattTCCATTCGGGAGAGCATTCCCACTTCTGGGGAATACCCCTCAAAGatctttgaaatttatttatttctttcggGGGTTTAATTTGAcacattcattttaaaatataatctttttattattattttaataagaattaagtaaaatattttcgTTAATCAtaagtattataataatactaactaaaatattttaaaaaactagtaatgaaaattaatgatactaactaaaatatatatatttactaatccACGAAAAGATTGAAATATAACTATATTAAATGCAAAAAGCATATTactatacatatatttttaagttgaattttaatgaattttgaataaatagttagtattaattagaaagaatttacatttaattagaaatttatttaagttgCACATTTATTCTagtattctatttatttttagtttatttagaaatttatattcatttttaataattttttttctttttttaggaAAGATTAAAAAGGAATCCTAAAATGATTAAAGAAAGCTATGTCATGACTGTATATGAGCATGCTTGTGCTCATGTTGCACGCTGGAAGAAGGATGAAGAAGCATAGATTGACATACAGCTATAGTAGAAGCTATGTCTATCTCTGCATTCTAAAGAGTATGACGCAAAGGTATCACACTGACGTGCTTGAAACCGTGACTGTTTCTGCCGAATCGAAAAATTATGAAAGCACAGTATGGGATCACACATGGGCGTGTGCCAATCTGTGCCATAAGGTGAAGGACGTAACATGGTTGTGCGCCAAGCTGTGTCAAATAAAAGAGACTTTCCTTTCACATGAAACTTTGAAATTTAGAGCAAAATAAAGTTCCTTTAAgtctttaatataaaaaggGGACACGATAGCTATTTTAAAAGGACAACCATCATAAATACAAAGCTTTTGAAGACTCATCTGTGCAAAGATTCAAAAGTTTAggtcaattatttttttatttttttaatgatatttatgtGTGCTGCAATTATGCATGGCTAAACTCTTCTTAAGGTTTGAATCTTTATAGCTAGTCTATTACTTgtttggatttttattttctttcaatgaaTGAATTCTCAGTCAGTtttatgagttgtttttaattattcttgtatttgattttaggcttcattaaatatatatttttgggtAAATTAGAGACAACGAAAGTTACATGATTTATCAGCTCATAAACTTATAAAACTTAGGAACCTCGATCACGAAAGTAGATGAATCTTTCGGGAAGTAATAAATTGCTAAGAAACTTAATGAAACTAGTTAATTGGCATTGGCATGACCATGAAAATAGgttgtaattgattttggtattcttAGATGAGCTCAAAAGAGACTCTAAGTAATTTGAGTGATTTACTCTTGATAAAGTTAATAAGTTGAATTATGAAAAGATACTATAATTCGAGTAATAGCTAGTGAAGCAAATCTGAGCtctagtttttaattattagattcttaaaagaattattctagTTTCAAGTTATCTTTTTTTGTTAGTTATTTATTCAATTGCAATTATTCGATTATACTAGATTATGAAAATACAATTAGAGTTGATACTTGGTATCAATCTTATCGTGGAAACGATACTCATATTTACTCTTTACTACTTGTTGTGATCCGTGATCCGTGAACTGGTAAATTGTTTATTGATTAAGCACTTTATGATTTAAGAGCTAGTGTAACTTTAATACCTTTGTCTTTTTGTAGGAAATTGAATATTGGAGAACCCAAATCCATCAATATTTCCTTATAACTAGCCGATAGATCCATAGTTTGTCCCAAAGAAATTTTAGAAGATGTACCTGTCAAAGTTGAGAAATTCTATGTGCTTTATGACTTTGTGGTTCTAAAGATGGAAAAAGACCTTCAAACTCCTATAACTCTAGGACGACCTTTCCTTGCTACAACTAAAGCATTAATTGATGTAAAAGGGTAAGATTAAGTTTGAAGTTGGGgaagaaacaatagatttAGATGTCATCAAAATGGCAAAGCAAACTGCAACAATAGGGTCATGCTTTAGAGTGGATGTGAAAGATAGTTATGTAGAAGGAGTGTTCGAGCAACAATTTACTAGCGATCCATTTAAAGCATGTTTAGTTCATGATGCAAAAGAAGATGACATCAATCTAGATGCGAGAGCTAAGCGACTTTTCCAACTTAGTGAACTTGTAGAGCTTAGGATGGATGTTTATGAGAATGCAAAaatttacaaagaaagaattaagaaGTATCACGAtaagcatctatgaaaaaagAGCTTCAAAAAGGAGATTTAGTGCTTATTTCCAATCCAAGACATAAGCTTTTTTCACAAAAATTCAAGTTAAGATGGTGTGGACTCTTTAGAATTAGCAAATTTTTTCGCACGAAGCTATTAAACTCTCAAACAAGgcaaatgaaatatttttataagaaagaaTCTCATAACATAACCATATTTTAGTTCGTAGAATTCAACTCCCTAAATATCtaatgattgatatatatatatatatatatatataaaagaataattttaatatatacatttgttTGTAGCACATAAGcattatactaatttatacgttttatattttttaattgaattaaaatataacattatgttactattttaattaactaatacttctaatttaaaaaaataatatattaattaaaaaatttagttaaataatgatttttaatataaaaatatattaattttaatttacataaatataatctatttgttaattaataacttttcatcaattaaatattaattaaatttgtatttaatcTAGATTTTACAAATGGAGagcatatataattataattataattgtaGGTGCGTAATGTAGGGGCAGAGGACTAGACAATGTTAAAGTCAAGCCAAGATGTCGCAACTTTTATGGTATTGCTATAATTACATGAGCTCCAAATGTACTCCTGcagtaaataaaatagttaaatgagtttaataatatatattaatctataatatatttttatactaatcttataattattaatttatgtatgatgtaaaaaattattgtataatataaaaaattataaaagaaatagttatatttaaaaataatagtaataattgtGGGATGCAAGGAAAGAGGACTAGCCAATGTTAAAGCCAAGTCAAGATGGTCTTAACTTTTATTATAGTGCCCATATTAATGATTAAAAAGGGTCACAAATTGCCAAAAATAACGGTCAATAATGGCATGAAAAAGCCCTAAAAACCAAAGACACTCCTAATATTCTAATCTTTTGCACTGTGTCCTACAGGACGAcctctctatttatttaagaTAACAGTATAAAGAAAGTGCTCTGAAGTTTAACACTTTATGTTTAaggaattataatttttttatgacaaactctctatattttaatttctttatatttttattatttgttataatttaatataatacatatttttataataaaattacttatttttaatattttaactttttaatttaatattaatataatatttattttaaataataaaatcacttattttcaatattctaATCTTTGCATGCAGTGTCCCACACGACCACCtctctatttatttcatttcctCCAAACATTTTTGTGAATTGCCATTTCGTCTGTCCCTTTCCTACAAAAAGACCACCTTATCATCCAAACTAAAAATCTCGACCGTTAATCATCACCGTTTTACTCCTTGTACCGTGCAACTTATAAACACGTAAGCTTAACCCATTTCTTCCACGTGCTTTGTCCTTTCCGGACACACATTCACTGTAATTCCTTTCTATTGGTGCGTTTTCTATACGTGCTTTATGGCGCGTTGTAATCTGCTTCATTGGGATAAGAATTGTTAGGGAAAATGATACATGCTAAATCACCCCTGAAGCTTACTTAGTATACATTTTGATCCCTACTATTCTAAAACTTAGCACTTCACTCTTTTATTAACATCTTTACACTTAAGACTAGTtgaaaaaagaacaataaaagaaaatttctgttatagatatataaacttaattatgaattgactattaaaatattatatttaattttaatttagttattaaattattattattattattttaatgattggctattttttataatcatttactatcaataatatttcttGCTTTTCAAAAAAGATCTTAAAATTTCTTAGGTGGGAGGTTGTTTTACTCCAATAACTTCTAAATGTATTAGTTTCTATAACTATTTGAAGCTTTACTCACTCCTTTACGGGGAGCCTTTTGTTTATTAGAGGGATGGTTATAAATAAAGTTGAGCTCATGGcttgtaaaaatttaattgagttCGAGTTTAAGCTCGATAATTTTTCATGTTTTAGAGTTTGAGCTTGACTTATTGTAATCTTGATATGTTCGAGCTCGGCTCGATAGTACATATAGACGAACTGAATTCAAGCTCGGTATTTATGTAAACGAGTTAAGCTCGGGCTCTATTCGATTTCAAGCTCGTTAAATAAGTTCAactttattaaatatgtagttgtaaattttacaattataaataaattatacataaaagtaaaatatacatattaattcaaaaatcaaaataattaaattaaattcttgatACAAAAAGGAGTTCAATAAACTCCACAGAATTCTATTTCAAACTCATTCCAAATCCATTTATAATTCGATCAAGACTAAGGGTGTAACTATAAACTATAATATTCCATTGATCTAGAACTTTATGTTTTTCAccattaaatagaaaaaagaaaacatacatTGATCCATGTTTAATAGAGTGtgatttctctctctttttccctTATCTTATTGATGGATACTCTaatcttttagtttttgtatTTGCTATAATTTTTGATGATATAGATATAGAGAGGACCAACTCTTATTTATAGACTAATGGATGATTTCCATCAAAGTACCAATGGTTATTAACCTTTCATATCATAATCTTTACCAATAGTCATAACCTTTACCAATAGTTATAACCTTTACCAATGGTTATAAtcctttaaaaataaagctcGAGCTCAGCTCATTTATCCTGACGAATGAACTTGAATGAGCTTTTACCGAGCTGAGTTTCGAGTAGCTCGCGCAGCAGGTCAGTTGATTTGCAACTCCAACTATTACTTCTCTTGTCAAAAAATTTAGTCCAATTTTGAACAAGATTTGATGCTTGAAAAGTGTACTTATTATAAATAGCTTATAGGATTTTTTGATCTCATCTACTCACCAAAGAAtcttaaaaaaactataattttcttacttttcaaattaagttttaaagacatttatttttttgatattaaagCCTTAAGTTCACCtatctcaaaataaaataaattaattatgatttcaTAACCTTTCAggttttaatataaaatttagtttgtGTTGTGAAATACTAACTTTCTTGACATCTTCTATATGCATGAAAACTCTATTAtggttaaatatttttataactctattttttttcaaattctattataagctatatatttagattgaaatcatttaattttctaactcTTGTAGCTTTTTGTACCATCATTTTAATTCTCTATaaaatttctccttatttaagtttttgaatttttatcttgtatAATCTCTTAAAGCCTTGTTTGAAGGAAAAACATCATGCTTTGGTTATATTCAAGtttctcaaaattaataacaatgtaaggattaaaaatactaattttaaaattatagggGTTAAAAAATACGTACCAAGAAAAACGTCAGgaatatcttaaaaattaattgtaaagaaaataaaaacaagaaaagtaCGTTAGCCACCACTGATTTTAATAACATCACCTAACAAAACACACAAAAACATACAAAATCCAACAACGGTTTGCATACATCACCACCATTCCACCACCACAGCAGCCACCATCGGAAGCTGCCGTCATCACCACCAGCAATCATGGGTGCTGCAGAACCTGTAAGAGAAACATAccctttatttgttttatctttCCTGAAATGTTTTAGCTGCTATATAACAGTTTCAAGAATTTGTTTGTTCTTGTAGGGgctagagagagagagtgaaagaagagaagaacaaGACCAGGAgcatgaagaagaagaagaagaagaacaagaagaacaagaagaggAAATTAATGAGAGGAAAGAGAGAGATTTGGAGAAAGGAGAAGAATTGGGTATTAAAGAAAAGGTGATAGAGGACaaaaataatgttaataataacaataatagtaataataataataatggtgaTCATGAAAATGATCAAAGAAATAATCTTCATGTGTCAATGTTGCAAAGATTGAACCCATCAAACCCTTTAAGAATTGTAATCAATAATTCAACTAGAGTTgcttctccttctccttctcaGACTTCTTTGCCTCGCTCTACTCCAAACCCACAGGTAAGTTCTTCTTTAATCAGCTTTTGTGATTATAGAATATTGCTTcagcttttcttcttcttcttcttcttcctcctcctcttcttcttctttaagtAGTTTTTTATCAGTTATGTTAACAAATTTGGTAAAGcatttatttaatagtttGAAGTCAAAACACTTTTAAGGCTATTAATTAGCATGTTATACAAAATTGTCTTGAATTCTTAACGCCTTGAATGTTAgttatgaaaaagaatttactatttttgccCTTTTCTCACTGATTAGTTGAAAATTTTCCTGagttttctctctctagaaaagatataattttttttctggaTTTTCAAGGTAGTTAATTACTAACAGAAGTATTTGGGATTTCTTTTGCTTTGTGTTTGACCAGCCATCAATAACAACACTCAATTCAAGAAGGTATACAAACAAAATATCTTTGTTCCTGTTTGTTCTACATATGATTCTAGCTATTGGGTTAGTaggttttcttatattcaagGGAATTCAAGGACTTCTGGAAGCATCAGATtctgttaaaagaaaagagaagaggaTTTTAAAGTATTTCCTTCCTCAAGTTGAAGCAGCAGCTTTATTGAGCATCACTCTTGCTTGTGTATGGCAAAAGGCTGTCAGAGTATGGCCTAGAATCATGGTTCATTTCATATTATGGTGCTCTTTCTTCATGTCACTATCAGCTGGGATTCTCCTAATTTGCTTCCAGAAGGCTTCAACTGATGGTGTTGGAGTTTGTCTTATTGCCTTTGCAATTGGAAATGGTTTATATGCATGTTGGGTTAATCagagaattaaattttcaacCAAAATCTTGATCAAATCTCTTGAACCTGTTCCAAAATTTGGGGATTTAAATGAACCCACTTACTGGATGCTTGGGCTTGGGTTTGTGTGGATGTCACTGTGGATTTTAGCTGTGGTTGGAGCGTCGAATTTTCACTATCCACCTTTGATCATTATTGCATTAGTATTGAGCTTGGCTTGGGTTACAGAGGTTATGAGGAATGTGGTTAATTTGACAGTTAGTAGAGTTATCTCTCTGTATTATCTGAGAGGAATGCAAGCTAGTACTCAATTTTGTTTCCAAAGAGCTGTGACTCGAAACCTAGGGAGTGCTTGTCTAGGGTCTGTATTTGTGCCATCAATTGAAGCACTTAGAATTGTTGCTCGGGGTCTGAATTTACTTGAGGGAGAAGATGAGTTCATGTTTTCTTGCGCTCATTGCTGCCTTGGAGTCATGAATTCCATTTTCAAAAATGGCAATAGCTGGGCCTATGTACAGGTAAGATAACAACACTGGTGAACCTTGAGACCCTAGAAACATGCTTCCCTTTTACTTCACTTCATTGAATAGTTTGTCGCATATGAACACAGCTGGATATCCTCCCATAGAGCCAGGGAGATTATCTGAAAATGACTTGCTACTTATCAGTCCTTTTCAGTTTGTCAAAGCTTTCAAGTATCTCTTCCTTCAGAAGTTTTCAACTTGTTGCAACTTCTTGATCAGGACCTCTAGTATGATTTTATTGGGATTTATACTGCAGAACTCATTTTCAAGCATTCCATAATCTTGGGTTCTCTAGTTGTTTTGATAGTTTTAAATAGTGCTGGAAGTAATGTACACAATAcatgctttttcttttggtacattttattttcattgtcAAATTACCTTGTTATCTAAGCATCATCAGTCACCAATGTTATTGTGCTGATTGATTATTATTGCTTGTTCCaaattgttcttttcttttcaaattgttCATAGATTGGACACAAATGTGGTCAATAGTGTGTATCTAACGTATTCTGAAATGTACAATACTGTTGCTCAGTTATCTCTTAAACCATTGTTGCAGATAGCTGCATATGGAAAAGGTTTTGTGCAGGCATCTCAAGACACTTGGGAACTCTTCAAGAGGCAAAATATGGAAATCATTGTTGACTCTGACATTACCAGCTCAATTTGTTTCCTTACTGGAGTTTGCAGCGGCTCCATTTGTGTCATTCTTGTGGCTGCTTGGACTCATACAGTCCATGAACCCTTTACAGCCACCCTCTCCCTCCTGGCATTCTTCATCGGATACCTCATGGTTGGTAGCCTTATTAGACTAACATTAATTTATCTGAATCATTAATGTGCGTGTTTAGATCATGTGGCCAACTgggtatttttaaaatctctcaTAAAGAATCTTCTGTGAGTTAGCCAGTTGATGAACTCTGTTAATAATGTGATTTGCCAGGCCAGGATTGCTATGGCAGTGCCACACGCCTGTGTCAGCTGCTACTATGTTTGCTATGCAGAAAATCCTGAGAACAGATTGTTTGACACAACCATCAAAGATCGTCAGGAACGGATAAAATCCGGCCACGACGTAGTCGTTCCGACGCCTAGGGTTCCCCATCGGTTTGCATCTTAGCTCATAAGCTAAAGCAAAGACTTGTTTCCTGGTGGTCACAATTTAAAGATAATGTCAAAAATGTACCATTGCTATGATCACTTTCAAGAGGGGTCCAAAGGCTCGGATTGATCCAATCAAGCTCAAGATGACTTTATCCTTCGTACTCAAGGTGGTGATGGTGCTGGCAGTGATAAAGGATGAACATGAATGTGAAAGCTAAAGCTATTATTGGATGCTCTTGAACTGAGGGGGGAAGTGATATTGTGGAGAGCCCCACTACTAGGATTCCAATCAACAACTCTGCAATGACAAAAGTGTCTTTTTGCGGTTGCCCTTTTGTATCATATTGCATATACTTTTAGGATGTTCCTTAGTTTAAATAGCTTCAccacattatttaatttttcattaccCTTCTTTTGGTTAAACACCCaccattatttaatttgattctaGTGTTAGTCCTTCCTTCTATGCAATCTTTGTAGCTTGCAAGTATCCCCCATGAGTTAGTGCATTAATTATTGGCACTTTACTTCCTCATCTTAGTTAAGGATTTAAAAAATGGGTTCatcctaatttcttttttaaaacatCTCTCAGAACAGCATTGGGGTTAGGTTTGCCTTCATTAAAATATAGcacaaacttaataaaaaaagaaaatcaaaactgaacAAAAGGACAAAGAGATGGCCGGGTGGGAGGTTTTGGTTGGATATGTAACAAGTAGCAAgcatgaaaataataaattatgaaagagTGGAAATATCACTATTGTTGGTATTGTTGGAATCAAGAAGTACCCACTTGgtgtttatttatatgaaaatgtGAAAGGGATGGAAGCTCAATTTGGCTGTTCAAATTGCCATGATGTGAACTTTCTGAATATTCTAATACATACTAAACTTTTGGTGATTAAACATATCTTtacaagaaaagagaaaaaaaaaaaaaaaaacccttcTTAAGAGAGAGTTTCTAAGATTTCTATCATTTCCAATTTATGGAACTTGAGTTCcaaatttatcaatagatCAGATGcaccataaaagaaaaatgcaattttttattttattttatagaataaaaccaaagaaaaaagaaacccaTGTATGCTTCAACATGTCTCTTTCTTCTATTATCTATTTTACATTCTCTTGCCTACCCCAACACAACTCTTCCTTATAGTCACACAACAACTGGCCAGGCttttcccatattaataaaGCTCTGTTTGTGTCCCCTCTCCTACTCACCATAAATTACTATCTCCATCAACATTCACAAGAGATCACAATTTCATCTTCTTTCacagtatatatttttaagtgtttatcttgataaataaattcaagtctcaaaattattaattttattgcttttgataggttaattttaaaatctaaacaCACATGTGTCTAttgttttctatattatatacttaattGATATTTGATGTTATAAATCTCTACCAAAAACACAAACCCATGTGTGTAGCCAATGAAAAGGCAAAGGGGTAGTAAGTTGGATATAACAGCCACCAACTATGGCACCACACTGTACAGAACTTTtgaattattgtttaattcaAATCATTACAATTCCATATGAAAGTTGgtaatgtttatatatatattaaaagattcgAGCTTGGACATTTCGGACAAGGGAATAGGAAGAAATTGAAATCTTGAAACATTCACTTAAATAAAGGAGGATGAATAAAATTagatcaattattttaaaacaatgTCTTATCCATACATGATTCTCTTAAATGACATGATATCTTTGTATGTGATTTCAACTTGGAGATGGTGTTACCAATTTTTTGAGGAATAAAATCGGAGTATTGAGATTCTATAAGGGATGAATTCAAATCTAAAAGTTTTACTATAAAAACGAGATTGAAATCAGAAATGATAGGTGATATTAACTTAATTCAACCATTAAAAAATAACGacaaaataaggaaacaaTGCGTCACAATAGGAGTctccctttttatttttattggaatAATTATATCAATGATTATTTAACTTACactaaatttcattttagttatatagtttttttcttttgtttcattacaattatttaattttaaattgggTAGCAGATTAGCCACTTGTCTAAAATCTAGTGATTTATTCGtcagagaaaagaaaaagttccTAAGTCTACTAAATTTACAATATAGAATCTTTgatattgtaaaataaaatctctaaTTCTAAAGTCTTGAAGTGAAGCTAAGAAATTCCAATTCTCAAAAGTCAATTTCAACGCATTAACGTTAGAGACAACTGGGAGAAAAAATACACTCATATACAGTAAATTCTTTATACCTATCTACATACTCGTTATTTTGGAATTAGcattcatattaaattaatttagtggTTGGACACTCATTTAATATTGAAGTTCTTGCACCAAATAGAGACTGATGGCACATtatcatataaacatgtggatatataagaaagagaaagtaaATGATAAACAAGTGTAAAAACATTACTAATTTAATGGCTGAGcacttttctaaattttattttttattttattattattattattattattattattattattattattatattttttactttaaaaataatattttgataaaaataattaaataaataaataataaaaaaaagcagaaaaagaaaataaacgaactaagatttattattaaagattAGAGGATTTCTTATCAAAATTGGGTTTGGTTATGGGTTAGCTTAATAATTTGGTCAAGTGGTTTGATGATAGAAGACTTCAGTTTAGACAAAgcaatagataaaaatatttgttgtagtcattgtaaaagaaaaaaaaaaaaagggaaatgGAGAAGGAAAGTGAataaaaaggatataaaaaatatttaaagattaaaagagataatgagaatgtcaaaattaaaagaatatatagaattaaataatttaaactatacattctaataatataagtattagtATAGTAATTTAGTAAATCCATAAAAGATGAAAGTTCacaataaaagagaaagaaagatgggaaaagagaaaacgagtataaagaatatttaaagaattaagGACCAGAAACTTAAAGGGAGCTCTCTTCCCATTATGATGATAATATGTGGTGTATCTTTTAATGGACTTAATCCATCTGTGCCCTTGACTTGGAATAATGTTCAATTCGGCTCCTAacttttatctaaaattt
The nucleotide sequence above comes from Ricinus communis isolate WT05 ecotype wild-type chromosome 6, ASM1957865v1, whole genome shotgun sequence. Encoded proteins:
- the LOC8259258 gene encoding protein PNS1, which encodes MGAAEPGLERESERREEQDQEHEEEEEEEQEEQEEEINERKERDLEKGEELGIKEKVIEDKNNVNNNNNSNNNNNGDHENDQRNNLHVSMLQRLNPSNPLRIVINNSTRVASPSPSQTSLPRSTPNPQPSITTLNSRRYTNKISLFLFVLHMILAIGLVGFLIFKGIQGLLEASDSVKRKEKRILKYFLPQVEAAALLSITLACVWQKAVRVWPRIMVHFILWCSFFMSLSAGILLICFQKASTDGVGVCLIAFAIGNGLYACWVNQRIKFSTKILIKSLEPVPKFGDLNEPTYWMLGLGFVWMSLWILAVVGASNFHYPPLIIIALVLSLAWVTEVMRNVVNLTVSRVISLYYLRGMQASTQFCFQRAVTRNLGSACLGSVFVPSIEALRIVARGLNLLEGEDEFMFSCAHCCLGVMNSIFKNGNSWAYVQIAAYGKGFVQASQDTWELFKRQNMEIIVDSDITSSICFLTGVCSGSICVILVAAWTHTVHEPFTATLSLLAFFIGYLMARIAMAVPHACVSCYYVCYAENPENRLFDTTIKDRQERIKSGHDVVVPTPRVPHRFAS